A window of Chromohalobacter canadensis genomic DNA:
AGGGAAAAGAGAAACCCTACCGCCACGGCGGTTTGCCAGGCCATCCCCAGCGACCAAGCAAAACCGGTGGCGACGGCGGCGGTCAGTGCGACCTGCAGGCCACCAAGCCCGAGCAACCGCACCCGCATGGCCCAGAGGGATTTGGGATCAAGCTCCATCCCCACCAGGAACAGCATCATTACCACGCCGAACTCGGCAAAATGCTGAAGGGTGACCGTCTCCTGGCCCACCAGCCCGGTCACCGGCCCTATGACGACACCGGCTACCAGGTAACCGAGTACCGACCCCAGTCCGAACCGCCTGGCCAGTGGCACTGCGATTACCGCTGCCACCAAGTATATAAACGCCTGAACAAAGTAGTCAGTCATCAGTCATGTCCGTGGGCCGGGAATCAGATATCGGTTCTTCTAACCCTAGATCAATGGCTGCATTGTGCTTCCGGTTTCGAAAACGGGGATAGATCTGATTTTCGGGCCTTCGTCCTTCCCCGGGCGGCCTTTTCTCCGCTTCGCTACGTAAAGGCCGCTGCCACGCTGACTCCGGGAAAATCCTCACCCAGCCCCGTCCCTCGTGTGATTCACGGGGGATGGCAGCCATGTGCTTTACTATCGTTACCTTTTATTGATGCAGGAGGCTTCCATGATCGGCGGCTTGATAGGACTACTGGATGACATCGCCGCATTGGCGAAGTTGTCCGCAGCATCACTGGATGATGTGAGTGCCGCCGCTGGGCGTGCGACGGCGAAGGCGGCCGGGGTGGTGGTCGATGATGCGGCGGTGACCCCGCAGTACCTGCAGGGGGTAACGGCGGAGCGCGAACTCTCGCTCGTGAAGAAGATCGCGATGGGGTCGATCCGCAACAAGCTGATATTTATCCTGCCGGTGGCCTTGCTGCTGAATCACTTCTTGCCCGGGCTATTGCCGATCATCCTGATGGTGGGGGGAACCTACCTGGCCTTTGAGGGCGCGGAGAAGGTCTGGCACAAGCTCTCCGGGGAGCAGGATGACGACAAGCCGTCGGTAGAGAAGGGGCCGGAGGCCGAGAAAAAGATCGTCAGCAATGCCATTCGGACCGACCTGATCCTGTCCGCCGAGATCATGGTGATCGCGCTTTCCGCCGTCTCTCATCAGGGATTCTGGTCACAGCTGGCGAGCCTGGTGGTGGTCGCGTTTTTCATCACCATTCTGGTGTATGGCGTGGTGGCGCTGTTGATCAGGATGGACGATTTCGGCCTGAAGCTTGCCCAGCGCGATAGCTCGGGGATTCAGACGCTGGGCCGTAGCCTGGTGACTGCCATGCCCAAGGTGCTGACGGCCATCTCGGTGGTGGGCACCGTCGCCATGCTCTGGGTGGGCGGGCATATCCTGCTGGTCAACCTGGGGGCCGATGGCACGGGCTGGTTCAACGCGCCCTATGCGTGGGTCCACCATGTCGAGCAGGGCATCGCCGAGGCAACCGGTGGCCTGGGCGGCATGCTGGGCTGGAGCTTCAATACGCTGTGCTCTGCGTTGATCGGCTTTCTGGTGGGCTCGGTCGTTGTGGGCGTGCTGCACTTCATGCCTAAGCGCTGAAGCCGAGCGCATCGGTTATCACGTATCATGCAGTCAAGCCAACGCTCGCCTTCCGGGGCTGGCGCCTCACTGCCTGCCGGGGATCTCCTTGCCATGACACGCGTCGCCATCTTCGTGGATACCCAGAACGTCTACTACAGCGTGCGCGAAGCCTACGGCAAACACTTCGATTACCGCCGGTTCTGGGCGAGGGCGACGGCGAACCGGGAGGTACTGGCCGCGCGCTGCTATGCCACCGACAAGGGCGACGCGAAGCAGCGCGAGTTCCAGAATATTCTCCGCTCGATCGGCTTTGAGGTCAGGCTCAAGCCGTTCATCCAGCGCGCGGATGGCTCCGCCAAGGGCGATTGGGACGTGGGCATTACGCTGGATGCCATCGAGTACGCGGCACAGGCGGATGTGGTGGTGCTGGTCTCCGGCGATGGCGACTTCGACCTGCTGGCACAGAAGATCCGCGAGGTGCATGGCAAGCGCGTTGAGGTCTACGGCGTGCCCAAGCTCACCGCCAATTCCCTTATCAAGGCCGCGAGCCAGTTCATCCCCATCGAGGGCGAGCTGCTGCTGGGGTGAGGCGCTGATGCTGAGTTGCCGGATTCGTCGGAGAGAGCGTGCTATGGTCGGTTAATCTTGAACTCACTCGAACAAGCCCGACATGAGCGAACAACCGCAGATCCTGATCTACGAGGATGCCGATAAGGCGGTCGACGTGCGTCTGGACGACGGTCGCGAAACGGTATGGCTGACGCAGCGGCAGATGGGCGAAGTGTTCGAGACCACGCCCGAGAACGTGCTGATGCACCTCAAGAACATCTTCAGCGACGAGGAACTGGCCGAGGAGGCAACTACTAAGGATTTCTTAGTAGTTCGACAAGAAGGCCGCCGTCAGGTGCGCCGTAACATTCGACACTACAACCTCGATGCCATCATCTCCGTCGGCTATCGCGTCAATTCTCGGCGGGCGGTCCGCTTTCGCCAGTGGGCAACGCGCGTCCTTCGAGAGCATCTCATCCAGGGCTGGACGCTGCATCAACAGCGCTTCGAGGCTAATGCCCAGGAGTTGGAAGCGGCGATGGCGCTGGTGCGCAAGGCGGCTCACAGCCCGGCGCTGGATATGTCGGGCAGTCGTGGTCTGGTGGATATCGTCGCGCGTTATGCGCAGACGTTTCTGCTGCTGCAGCGCTATGACGAGGGGCTACTGAGCGATCCCGACGTGCAGGCGGGCGGTCAGCTTCCTTCGCTGGAGATCGCGAGAGCCGCGCTGGACGAGTTGAAAGTCGAATTGATAGGACGGGGAGAGGCCACCGACCTGTTTGCGCGGGATCGAAGCGATGGGCTGGCCTCACTGCTTGGCAATCTCGATCAGTCCATCTTCGGCGAGCCGGCCTATCCGAGTATCGAGTCGAAAGCTGCGCACCTGCTCTATTTCGTGATCAAGAATCATCCGTTCGCCGATGGCAACAAGCGCAGTGCGGCGTTTCTGTTCGTCGACTTTCTGCACCGTAATGATCGCCTGCTGTCATCGACGGGGGAGCCCGTGATCAACGATGTCGGTTTGGCCGCGCTGACGCTGCTGGTGGCGGAGTCCGACCCCGCCAACAAGGAGACGATGATCCGGCTGATCATGAACATGCTCGCCGGTGATACGGCCACCTCCTGAATCATCGATGCACCCAGCCCAGGTGTTCGAACGCGTCCCGGGCGCGGTCTGCGTGGCTTGGTGCATCATGGAATTGGGGTTTGAAATTTCTGCATTACGCTCACCCATGGTGAACGAAAAATACTTTTCGTAATCGTTTTTCTCGTTGGATAAGGTTTTTCAACGTCGTATTATGCTGACTATGGGTGATCAAAAAGATAAAAAGCTAAACCGCCTGCTAGCGAGCCTGGGCGACTTTGACCTCGTCTCCAGTCGCTGGTGACAGACCCATGGCTATTCGAGAAGCCTGGTGGTGCGCTACATCTCCAGCGGATGGCTGGTGTCGCCGGCACGAGGGGGCTATCTGAGAAAGGGCGGGCGGCTACAGTGGCAAGACGTGTTGCGAAGTCTGCAACAGCGAGAAGGCCTGCCGTTGTACATTGGCGGACGTTTCGCACTGGCAATGCACGGGCACGAACACTATCTACGCCTGGGCGAAGGTGACTTTGATCTGCTGGCGCAGAAATTTCGTGAGTTGCATGGCGAGCGCGTCGAGGTCTACGGCGTGCCCAAGCTCACCGCCATTTTCTTATCAATGCCGCGAGCCAGTTCATACCGGTCGAGGGCGATCTGCTCTTAGGTTTAGGCGCCGCTACGCACGGGTGTCGAGGAGAGCGGGCTCGAGGTCCATATCGAGCCCGCGAAAGGCAGGTATCAGCTCGCCTGTATGAATTCGAGCAGGTCGGCGTTGATCCGGTCGGGGTGCGTGGCGAACATGCCATGCGACAGGTCGGGATATGTCTTCAGCGTGCCGTTAGGCAGGAGCTTGACCGCCTTGTGGGCCGAGGCCGCGATCGGAACGATCTGGTCGTCCTCTCCGTGCATCACCAGCACGGGAATCGTGATCGCCTGGAGGTCGTCGGTGAAGTCGGTCTCCGAAAATGCTTCGATGGAGTCGTACTGGGCCTTGGCGCCGCCTTCCATACCTTGCCGCCACCAGTTGTCGATCAGGCCCTGGCTGACTTCGGCATCGTCGCGATTGAACCCATAGAATGGGCCGGCGGGGACGTCCTTGAAGAACTGAGCGCGATTGACTGCCAGGGCGTTGCGAAAGCCGTCGAACACTTCCTTGGGCGTGCCTTCCGGATTGGCGGATGTCTGCAGCATTAGCGGGGTCACCGCGCCCATCAAGACGGCCTTGGCGACGCGGCCTGATTCTGCCCGGGCGACGTAGCGCGCGACGACACCTCCGCCGGTGGAATGGCCGATATGAACGGCGTCTTTCAAATCGAGTACGTTCACCAGTTCCGTCGTGTCGGACGCGTAGGTGTCCATGTCGTTGCCCGTATCGGTCTGGTCTGAGCGGCCATGCCCTCGGCGGTCGAACGCGATGACGCGGTAGCCCTGCGATAGAAAGAACAGCATCTGACTATCCCAGTCGTCCGCCGAAAGCGGCCAGCCGTGGTGAAAGACAATGGACTGGGCATCTTTGGCTCCCCAAGCCTTGTAGAAAACGTTTGTACCGTCTCGAGTCGTAATGGTTGCCATCTTTTTCTCCTCCTGTTGGGTAGAAGCCGGGTACCGGTTTTTCCAGGGGCTGGCGACTCGATAGGCGATTCTCGGTTCTCGATTCTCGCAATGGTTTCACCATCCCCGCTCGAACAGCTCTGTTAGGTTAGCCTCTAACGCGGGGAAGCGAGCCAGTTCATTTCCCTCGAGGGCGATCTACTGCCCGGTTAAGGCATCGCTACAAGCCCTCCAGTCACAGGTTCTTATAAACAAACACATTTGAACTATAATTGATTTTAAGAAATCAAATATGAGCGTTTAAATTTTAAAGCGTTTGATTTTTCCTGGCCGTAGCGTTCAAATTTGACTACTATGAAGAAATTACCGTTCATATTTGGATAGCATGGATATGGTGTCCTCAGGTTCCAAACATTCTGGCACTCAGGTTGCGATGCCGCCGCCCGTGGCGCGTGCCTTGCGTCAACTTGGTCATGATCTATCGATGGCTCGTCGCATGCGTCGGTTGACGCAGGAGGACCTTGCGCAGCGTATCGGCACATCAGTGAGTACGGTCAGGCGCATGGAAGACGGTTATTCCGGGACCGCGTTGCATACGTTCCTGCGCGCCCTGCATGTGCTGGGTCGTCTCGAGGATGTGGTCAAGATCATGGCGCTGGAACAAGATACCTTAGGCCTGGAACTGGCCCAGGACCAGTTGCCCCAACGGGTGCGGTCAGCCGGTGGGAAGAAACCGAAGGCAAGGCCATCGGAGGAATCGGGGAATGAAGGCGGGGCCACGGGTGGCGATGAGTTCGAGGGCTTTTGATGGTGACCAAGAAAGCACAACGCCAGGATCTCGACATCCATCTCGGTACGGATGGCAAACTCATCGGACGCCTGTACCTGGGCAGCGGCAAGCGCAGCGCCTTCCGCTATGACGAACACTGGTTGCAGGACCCGCGGTTCTTCACGGTGTCGCCAGACCTGCAGCCCGTCCCCGGAGTTCAGCATCCACAGGGTGTTTTTTTTCGGGCTCTTGAGGACACGGCGCCGGATTCCTGGGGAGAGCGGGTTATCCGTCGCGCGCACGCGAAGTCGCGCCAGAAGGGGCGCGAGAATCCACCGCTGGCCCCGGTCGATTTTCTCACTTGGGTCGACGATGAAGCGCGTGTCGGAGCCTTGCGCCTTTTCGATCCTCAGCACGGTACCTATCTACACACGGATGGCGCTCATCGCCATGTTCCACCGCTGGTGGAGCTGGACAAAGTTCTGCATGCCGCTCGGGCGTTGGAAGAGGGCGTGGAGAGTGCGCAAGACCTGCAATATCTACTCGGGCAGGGGACGTCGTTGGGTGGTGCGCGTCCGAAGTCCACGGTCCTCGATACTGATGGATGGCTGGCCTTGGGCAAGTTCCCGAGCCAGGCGGACCAGCGCGACGTGATCCGGGGCGAAGTGCTGGCCATGACCCTGGCAATTCGGGCAGGCATTCGCGCCGCGCCAACGCGTGTGGAACTCATCCGGGGCACGGCCGTGGCGGTGATCCGACGATTCGACCGTACTGGTGGTGGAGGGCGCATTCCATACGTGTCGGCCGCTACTATGCTGCAGACGAGTGGACGCGACGAAGTCCATGCTTACACCGAGCTCGTGGATGTATTGTTACAAGCGGGTTCCGATCCCATCGCTGACATCCACGAGCTGTGGCGCCGTCTGGCCTTCAATTTCCTCATTTGTAACACCGACGATCATCTTCGCAATACGGGGTTGCTTTACGACGCAAGGCGTCGCGGCTGGCGTCTCGCGCCGGCGTTCGATCTCAACCCCATGCCGGGGGATCGTCGTGAAAGCAAGATATGGCTGACCGAAGACTCCGGTCCGATCGATAGTCGACAAATACTCATGGAAGGGGCGCCGTACTTCAGGATGAGCGTGCAGGAAGCGACGACAGCCTGGGATGAGGTAACCAGGGCCGTGGGAGCATGGCGCTCCATGGGCAAGGACTTGGGCATGCGAAAGCGGGATTTGACCGATTTTTCTCCTGCCTTTGATCCCGATTCTTGAGGGCCTGCGACTGTATTTTTGTGGATTGTATGCAACACATTGATCGGGGCACCGAGCGTGCCCAAGTGCACTTCGACCACGCCATTACTCACCGATGCACCCAGTCCAGGTGCTCGAACGCGCCCCGGGCGTGATCCTCGCGGAACATTTCGTGGTCCCGGTGCAGGCGGTCGGCGGCCTCGGTGGCGAATTCCACCATGTCCTCGGCGAATAGTGCCGGTGGGCCGATGGCGTTGAGGATCGCGGGCTCGATGTCGTAGTCGAGCTTGCCGGATTCGTCCGAGAGGGCGTGCACGGTGGCAAGCACGCCGCCGCAGATATGGGCGTATTCCTTCCATTCACTCTTGGAGAGGTCGTCGAGGTCCATGTCGTCGCGGAACGGCGCGCGCTCGCGGGATAGATAGCTGTGCCCCTCGAACGTGACGTGGCCGTAGAAAAGATCGCCGCGTATCAGGTGCACGGCCTGGGCATGGCTGATGCGGTCGGCGAGGGTGTCCATTTCGTAGGCTGAGGGCGGTACCAGGCCGGACAGGGCGGAGCGTCGGGCCTGCTTGTACTCGATAATCAAGTCGTCCGTGCCGTCGCGCAGAGGGCCTTCGATCAGCACGTAATAACGATTGAGCCCCAGCGAGGCGGTGCCCTGGCCGAGACGTATCGCCACGTCCTTCACGTGCATGCCATGCTTGTCTCGTCCCTTGGCGCGTGCCGGCACGTCGATCTCGTTTTCCTCGACCAGCCGGTCGGTGATCGCCTGGAATTCGTCACGGCGCGACGAGATCGGCACCAGTTTCCTGGTCGGGCGGAAGCCGCTGAGTGTCTCGTTCAGGTAGTCGTCGGCGAGCCACTCGGCACGGTCTTCATCGGCGTCCTCGAACAGCTTGCGGATGAGCTTCGGCGCGTTGTCGTGACGCATTTCCTCATCCTGCTCGGTGCCTTCGCGCGCCAGCCGCTCCATCGTCTCGAGGTAGCCCTGCACGAAACGACGCACGACCTTGACGCGATGCTTGTGCTTGAGCTCGCCCTCGGTTTCGGAGGCGATCATGAAGCCGACCGCGCCGCGTTTGATATCCCAGGTGAAGGGCGCGTAGTAGGCTTCGTCGAAATCGTTGACCGAGAAGATCGGCACGTTGTCCACGTTGGGCATGACGCCGAAGTTGCCGGGGTGAACGTCGCCGAGCGCGAGTACGGTGGGCATCCAGGCGTCGTCGCCGGCCATGTCGCGGTAGAACAACAGCGCCGTGCCGCGAAAGAACGAAAACAGCGAGTCGGAGAGCTGGTCGAACTTGGCGCCGGCTTCCTCGCAACCTTCCGCGATGCGTGTCTGGTGATCCTCGCGCAGCGTCTGGCGCACGTGCCGACGACGCTCGAACCCGGTCAGTGCGCGCGGGCGCAGCACGAACTCGCCGGCCGCCACTGCCTCGGCCAGGCGCTTGAAGGTATCGAAACGCGTCGCCACCACCGGCGCGGCGGCCTTCTCGAACGACTGCCGCTCGAGCGCCGCCGCCAGTTCCGCCTTGCTCATCTGCGAGCGTCCCGAGATCTCCTGCTGTTGCGCTTGCTCGTAGAGTGCCTTGCGCGTCGGTTCCGATTCCTGGCTCATGCATCCCCCTGCCTGTCCTGGCTACCGTGGTGTCGTTGTCTCCTTGCCCATCAGCATGCACGACTTGGGAGGAGGGTGCATGTGGAGTTCGCCGCAGGATTCCCGGACCACGCTGTGTTCGCACCGCACCGCACCGCACCGCACCGCTCTGGGCAGTGGGTTGTATCCGTATGGAGATCGGACGCCCATATTTTCTTGAAAAGAGAATGATGGTCAAGTATCGTTCTCAATATGAGAACGATGAGGCTTGGGAGATAGGCTGGTGCCACCGTGGTCTAGAACCCTGGTTTATTGCGATTCCGGCTTAAGGAACTCACGATATGACGTCTTTTAAAGCGATCCTTGTGTCAAAAGATGACGAAAGATACCAAGCACGAATGACATCACTTTCACCCGAGCAGCTGCCTAAAGAGCCGATAGAAGTTGCTGTCGAGTACTCAACGCTCAATTACAAAGACGCACTGGCAATCACGGGCGAGTCGCCCATTATACGCCACTTCCCTCTTGTCCCCGGGATTGATCTCGCGGGCCTCGTCACTAAAAGCGAAGACCCCAAGTTTAAAGTGGGGGATGCTGTGATGCTTAATGGATGGGGGGTTGGCGAATCAAAGTGGGGTGGGATGTCCCAACGCGCTGCCGTGAGAGGAGAGTGGCTGCTTCCTCTACCTGAGTCTTTTTCTACTAAAGAAGCTATGGCTATCGGGACTGCGGGTTATACAGCGGCATTGTGTGTACTTGCATTGAAGCAACACAACATTATGCCCGCTGATGGTGATGTCTTGGTCACCGGCGCTTCGGGGGGCGTTGGTAGTATTGCGGTGAACTTATTATCAAACCTTGGCTATCGCGTTGTTGCTTCCACTGGTAAGTCTAGCGAAGTCGATTGGTTAAAACGTCAAGGTGCAGCGGATGTCATCGATAGGACGGAACTCAGTTCATCAAACAGACCACTGGCCGCGGAACGTTGGAGTGGCGTGGTGGATACAGTCGGTAGCCATACACTTGCCAGCGCATGTGCGAGTACTCAATACGGTGGTGTGGTCATGGCCTGTGGTCTAGCCCAAGGAATGGACTTTCCTGCTACCGTTGCACCTTTTATTTTGCGCGGCATAACTCTCGTGGGTATAGATAGCGTTTATTGCAGCAAGGAACGTAGGTTTCAAGCTTGGGATCTCCTTGCGAAATATTTAGAACGGGCGGCTTTACAAGGCTTGATCACCATCATTGGTCTTGATGAAGTTTCTGAACGAGCACCGGACATGCTGGCCGGTAGGCTTAAAGGAAGGGTGGTTGTAGACGTTAACGTTTGAAGGCGCCAAATGTCATTATTTATCTCACACGTTTCGGTTTGAAACTTGGTTGGGAGGCTTTTTGAAAGTGCTTGGTGGAATGATGACTGATGTTAACTAAGGGAGGTTTTTATGGGTGATTTTAACTTGGCGAGTCGCTCGGCCGAAATTCTGAAGAAATGTCTCTATGCTAATATCGCTACGTCGCGCGACGATGTGCCTTGGAATACACCGGTCACCGCGCTTCCGGATTCCGATCTAAAATTCTATTGGTCGTCCTGGACATTGGCCGAGCACTCCCAAAATATTGCCAGAAATAGCTCGATATTCATGACCTTCTACGATTCGACGCGAGCAAGAGGGACCAATAACCTGATGTGTCTTTATCTGCAGTGTGTGGCCCGAGAGGTGTCCGATCCAGATGAAGCCCGGAAGGCCTTTGGGATACTTTATCCCGGTGAGGACGTTGATTTGGAAAATTTCCTCGGGGAAGGTGTTAAGCGATTCTATTGCGCCGGGCCGAGGAAGGCATGGTTGAATTGCCTGTCTGAGAAGGAGCTTGAGCCGACGACACTTAAGATGCGAACGGAAGTGCCCATTAGTGACATTAGAAACGCCTTTTTCTAGGGG
This region includes:
- a CDS encoding DUF808 domain-containing protein, producing the protein MIGGLIGLLDDIAALAKLSAASLDDVSAAAGRATAKAAGVVVDDAAVTPQYLQGVTAERELSLVKKIAMGSIRNKLIFILPVALLLNHFLPGLLPIILMVGGTYLAFEGAEKVWHKLSGEQDDDKPSVEKGPEAEKKIVSNAIRTDLILSAEIMVIALSAVSHQGFWSQLASLVVVAFFITILVYGVVALLIRMDDFGLKLAQRDSSGIQTLGRSLVTAMPKVLTAISVVGTVAMLWVGGHILLVNLGADGTGWFNAPYAWVHHVEQGIAEATGGLGGMLGWSFNTLCSALIGFLVGSVVVGVLHFMPKR
- a CDS encoding LabA-like NYN domain-containing protein, yielding MTRVAIFVDTQNVYYSVREAYGKHFDYRRFWARATANREVLAARCYATDKGDAKQREFQNILRSIGFEVRLKPFIQRADGSAKGDWDVGITLDAIEYAAQADVVVLVSGDGDFDLLAQKIREVHGKRVEVYGVPKLTANSLIKAASQFIPIEGELLLG
- the rhuM gene encoding virulence protein RhuM/Fic/DOC family protein translates to MSEQPQILIYEDADKAVDVRLDDGRETVWLTQRQMGEVFETTPENVLMHLKNIFSDEELAEEATTKDFLVVRQEGRRQVRRNIRHYNLDAIISVGYRVNSRRAVRFRQWATRVLREHLIQGWTLHQQRFEANAQELEAAMALVRKAAHSPALDMSGSRGLVDIVARYAQTFLLLQRYDEGLLSDPDVQAGGQLPSLEIARAALDELKVELIGRGEATDLFARDRSDGLASLLGNLDQSIFGEPAYPSIESKAAHLLYFVIKNHPFADGNKRSAAFLFVDFLHRNDRLLSSTGEPVINDVGLAALTLLVAESDPANKETMIRLIMNMLAGDTATS
- a CDS encoding alpha/beta fold hydrolase yields the protein MATITTRDGTNVFYKAWGAKDAQSIVFHHGWPLSADDWDSQMLFFLSQGYRVIAFDRRGHGRSDQTDTGNDMDTYASDTTELVNVLDLKDAVHIGHSTGGGVVARYVARAESGRVAKAVLMGAVTPLMLQTSANPEGTPKEVFDGFRNALAVNRAQFFKDVPAGPFYGFNRDDAEVSQGLIDNWWRQGMEGGAKAQYDSIEAFSETDFTDDLQAITIPVLVMHGEDDQIVPIAASAHKAVKLLPNGTLKTYPDLSHGMFATHPDRINADLLEFIQAS
- a CDS encoding helix-turn-helix domain-containing protein gives rise to the protein MPPPVARALRQLGHDLSMARRMRRLTQEDLAQRIGTSVSTVRRMEDGYSGTALHTFLRALHVLGRLEDVVKIMALEQDTLGLELAQDQLPQRVRSAGGKKPKARPSEESGNEGGATGGDEFEGF
- a CDS encoding type II toxin-antitoxin system HipA family toxin — encoded protein: MVTKKAQRQDLDIHLGTDGKLIGRLYLGSGKRSAFRYDEHWLQDPRFFTVSPDLQPVPGVQHPQGVFFRALEDTAPDSWGERVIRRAHAKSRQKGRENPPLAPVDFLTWVDDEARVGALRLFDPQHGTYLHTDGAHRHVPPLVELDKVLHAARALEEGVESAQDLQYLLGQGTSLGGARPKSTVLDTDGWLALGKFPSQADQRDVIRGEVLAMTLAIRAGIRAAPTRVELIRGTAVAVIRRFDRTGGGGRIPYVSAATMLQTSGRDEVHAYTELVDVLLQAGSDPIADIHELWRRLAFNFLICNTDDHLRNTGLLYDARRRGWRLAPAFDLNPMPGDRRESKIWLTEDSGPIDSRQILMEGAPYFRMSVQEATTAWDEVTRAVGAWRSMGKDLGMRKRDLTDFSPAFDPDS
- a CDS encoding DUF2252 domain-containing protein gives rise to the protein MSQESEPTRKALYEQAQQQEISGRSQMSKAELAAALERQSFEKAAAPVVATRFDTFKRLAEAVAAGEFVLRPRALTGFERRRHVRQTLREDHQTRIAEGCEEAGAKFDQLSDSLFSFFRGTALLFYRDMAGDDAWMPTVLALGDVHPGNFGVMPNVDNVPIFSVNDFDEAYYAPFTWDIKRGAVGFMIASETEGELKHKHRVKVVRRFVQGYLETMERLAREGTEQDEEMRHDNAPKLIRKLFEDADEDRAEWLADDYLNETLSGFRPTRKLVPISSRRDEFQAITDRLVEENEIDVPARAKGRDKHGMHVKDVAIRLGQGTASLGLNRYYVLIEGPLRDGTDDLIIEYKQARRSALSGLVPPSAYEMDTLADRISHAQAVHLIRGDLFYGHVTFEGHSYLSRERAPFRDDMDLDDLSKSEWKEYAHICGGVLATVHALSDESGKLDYDIEPAILNAIGPPALFAEDMVEFATEAADRLHRDHEMFREDHARGAFEHLDWVHR
- the acuI gene encoding acrylyl-CoA reductase (NADPH) codes for the protein MTSFKAILVSKDDERYQARMTSLSPEQLPKEPIEVAVEYSTLNYKDALAITGESPIIRHFPLVPGIDLAGLVTKSEDPKFKVGDAVMLNGWGVGESKWGGMSQRAAVRGEWLLPLPESFSTKEAMAIGTAGYTAALCVLALKQHNIMPADGDVLVTGASGGVGSIAVNLLSNLGYRVVASTGKSSEVDWLKRQGAADVIDRTELSSSNRPLAAERWSGVVDTVGSHTLASACASTQYGGVVMACGLAQGMDFPATVAPFILRGITLVGIDSVYCSKERRFQAWDLLAKYLERAALQGLITIIGLDEVSERAPDMLAGRLKGRVVVDVNV
- a CDS encoding pyridoxamine 5'-phosphate oxidase family protein, with the translated sequence MGDFNLASRSAEILKKCLYANIATSRDDVPWNTPVTALPDSDLKFYWSSWTLAEHSQNIARNSSIFMTFYDSTRARGTNNLMCLYLQCVAREVSDPDEARKAFGILYPGEDVDLENFLGEGVKRFYCAGPRKAWLNCLSEKELEPTTLKMRTEVPISDIRNAFF